The proteins below come from a single Vidua chalybeata isolate OUT-0048 chromosome 1, bVidCha1 merged haplotype, whole genome shotgun sequence genomic window:
- the XRCC2 gene encoding DNA repair protein XRCC2 isoform X2, with translation MGDAFGGAESGTQLLARLEGRSSLKNLEPCLFAEEGSPVHGDVIEFHGSEGTGKTEMLYHLIARCIIPKAEGGLEVEVMFVDTDYHFDMLRLVTILENRLAQGTEEMIKQCLGRLFLT, from the exons aTGGGTGACGCGTTCGGCGGGGCGGAGTCGGGCACGCAG CTGCTTGCACGACTTGAGGGCAGAAGTTCTCTGAAGAATCTCGAACCTTGTCTGTTTGCTGAGGAAGGATCTCCTGTTCATG GAGATGTTATTGAATTCCATGGCTCAGAAGggacaggaaaaacagaaatgctttatCACCTAATAGCCCGCTGCATCATTCCCAAAGCAGAAGGAGGACTGGAAGTAGAAGTCATGTTTGTTGACACCGATTACCATTTCGATATGCTCCGGCTGGTCACCATTCTTGAGAACAGACTGGCACAAGGGACAGAAGAAATGATAAAGCAGTGCCTGGGAAGGCTCTTCCTT ACCTGA
- the XRCC2 gene encoding DNA repair protein XRCC2 isoform X1 translates to MGDAFGGAESGTQLLARLEGRSSLKNLEPCLFAEEGSPVHGDVIEFHGSEGTGKTEMLYHLIARCIIPKAEGGLEVEVMFVDTDYHFDMLRLVTILENRLAQGTEEMIKQCLGRLFLVSCSSSTQLLLTLYSLENLFCAHPSLCVLLLDSLSAFYWIDRSNGGESLTLQEMNLKKCANFLEKLVTQHHLILFATTQTLMQKSANSAENFLPLKLPHETDTDYRPYLCKSWQQMVTHRMFFSKQCNSANSKGFTVVSCHLKRNQIVKRSFSVAECGVQF, encoded by the exons aTGGGTGACGCGTTCGGCGGGGCGGAGTCGGGCACGCAG CTGCTTGCACGACTTGAGGGCAGAAGTTCTCTGAAGAATCTCGAACCTTGTCTGTTTGCTGAGGAAGGATCTCCTGTTCATG GAGATGTTATTGAATTCCATGGCTCAGAAGggacaggaaaaacagaaatgctttatCACCTAATAGCCCGCTGCATCATTCCCAAAGCAGAAGGAGGACTGGAAGTAGAAGTCATGTTTGTTGACACCGATTACCATTTCGATATGCTCCGGCTGGTCACCATTCTTGAGAACAGACTGGCACAAGGGACAGAAGAAATGATAAAGCAGTGCCTGGGAAGGCTCTTCCTTGTGAGCTGCAGTAGTAGCACTCAGTTACTCCTCACTCTCTACTCTCTAGAAAACCTCTTCTGCGCTCACCCCTCgctctgtgttttgcttttagaCAGTTTATCAGCTTTCTATTGGATAGACAGAAGCAATGGAGGGGAGAGTCTTACCTTGCAGGAGATGAACCTGAAGAAATGTGCTAACTTCCTTGAAAAGCTTGTGACACAGCACCACTTGATCCTCTTTGCAACAACACAGACACTAATGCAGAAATCTGCAAACTCTGCAGAAAACTTTTTACCTTTAAAACTTCCACATGAAACCGATACAGACTACAGACCGTATCTCTGTAAATCATGGCAGCAAATGGTAACACACAGGATGTTTTTCTCTAAGCAGTGTAATTCTGCCAACAGCAAAGGTTTTACTGTAGTTTCTTGCCACCTCAAAAGAAACCAGATAGTAAAACGTTCATTTAGTGTTGCAGAATGTGGAGTTCAGTTTTAA